The window AGAGGGAGCAACGAGGCTGACCCACCCCACCCCCTCCCTGCTCTGCCATTACTTGGCGtgtgctgctgccgctgctgaggtGAACAGGAGAGAGAAGAAGAATAGAAGAGCAAGCAGTGAGAACTCTgaggcagagagagagagagagagaggaagaagaaggagatggAGGTGCAGGCTCGCCATGGCTTCCTACCAACAGGGAGGCAGCAGCACCTCCATGGCCATGGCCAGGCTCACCAACAACCTCCCGCAGGTAGGGGTCTCTGCAAGAACTCTTGGCCATTCTCTTCTTTCCCCCTCTTGGCCACAGTTCTCTGCTCTCTTCTTTTTTGTTTCTCCTGTCCAGTGATCTTCCTCCGCATTTTCAATAGAAATTTTACATCTTGGGCAGCCATTGCTGGTTGATCCCTCTGTTTGATCGAATCTTTGGAAGGCTCTGTTTGGTTCTTGGTTCTTGGTTCTCCCAAATTTACGCCCCCCCTCCTCCCCTTTTCCCCGTCTCCCCTCGTTTTACTGGCTTCTGAGGAGTGGCTTGCGTTATTGAGAATCTTCGGAAAACTTTCTGGGAGGTTTGTATGTGTCTCATCTATCTTCTTGTTCTATTAGAAGCAGGAGCAACAAAGGCAATATTTTTCCTGTTTTCAGGGATACATCATGCGTTATCTTGTGATGTGATCCAGCAGATCGGCTCTGCACAAGGAAAAGATTCTCAACAGCGAAATTTATTAGAGTATGATGGTCTTTTTAACCTTTTGATTTCTGGGAGGGAACCAGTAATAGCAAGGGTCTGCAGTGTGAATCACATGagggagaaagagagagagggagagagggatttGTGTGGGAAAATTTGGGCTTATCTGCATATTGTCTCTGTCCAGTTGGCTCACAGCTTTTGTGACTCCCATCCTTTCCTTTCAAACCATAAAAATGCCCTCAAAGTGCAGATAAATTTCACAAATGCAGTTGAAAAAAATAAAATGCAGCTGTGAACTTACTGATTTTCTCTCTTCTCAGAGGCACTGGCTCCACATCTTTTACCACTGTATAATAAAACAAACAAATTTGCAGGAGAAGATGAGTGGTGGGAGTACTTCCCCTGCCCCTTCTGCTACATTGAGGTGGAGGTCCCCTTCCTCTGTGACCACCTGCAGGAGGAGCACTGCTTTGACATGAAGAACGCtgtaagaaaaagaaaaaaaaaaatcATTGTGCATTTCCCTCTCTGGTGATTCAGTGGCTTCTCTTGATGTAAAAATTCCTCTCTGGTGATTGagtggcttcttcttcttctccaggtGTGCCCTATCTGCGCCGACAACCTCGGGGCCGACACGGCCGGGCATTTCAGGGAGCAGCACTCACAGCAGCTCAAGGTACAGTGAAACTTCATCTTTACTTGCAGTAATGTCATGAACAGACACTGCAATCAATTTGCAAACCACATTGCAGCTCACTGGGAATGCCATTTTGATCACAACAGATGAGGAAGTCTTCTTCTTCCAGGGCAGGAGCAGCAGCTGCTGACAAGGAGGCATATGAAGAGGATGACTCCTACTATGAAGAATCCTCATACATCATGGGCCGGCCGGTAGCTGATGATCATTCCCCTGACCCTCTGCTCTCCCAGTTCATCTGCACCGTCGCGCCCCCGGTCGTCGATCCAGAGCCCAGCAAGGCCGAGGAGGTTGATCATGCTGCACCTTCCTCAGATGATCAGAGGTATGATCAGTGCATATAGAGCTTGAAAGGTCCTGAATCTGAACAATGGTGGCTGACTGCTCCAAATGCTCTGCTTCCTTCTTGCTTGCAGGCTGAATCAGGTTGTGATGGATGATGCGTCGAAGCAGGACCTCGAGGAGCGGCTGCGGAGGGTCGAGTTTGTGAAGCAGATGCTGATGACGACGATGGCTTGGGACTGATTCTCCAGGGCTGGTTATAGCACTTGAGTAGCTAGGATTGCCCAGGATCTTGGAAGTGTGCCATTTTTGTTGAGATTGACCCCTTGGCACATGTACACCTGCAACCTTGGATACCTGAATTGACCAATCTTGATCCTTTAAGCTAAGCTCTGGTTACATCCATGTCTCTTCCCAGGAGAAACCAGTTTGGTgacttttatttttcttttacaTAATTGACACTTCACTCTTTTGCACTAAAAGTACACATAATGCAAGAACATAAAGTCTCAACAGAGAAGAAACATCCAGCAAGTACATGGTAAGACAAAAGGGCAGGTAAAGTCACATTATATTATTTAAAAAATAATGTATTCGACAAAAAATTGCGGCAGAAGAGCTACATCATGAGTGGATTCATTACAATTTTGCAAAACATAGGGCTATCCATTCATTATAGTTTTGCAAATGGTAAAACTGCAACAGCCATACATCGGTCAGGGTTAGCGGAAGAATTTTTTGATTCCAAGGAGACATAAGAAGTCAGATTGCAGATTCATGCAGACCATAACACTGTATCAGCGGCTTGCACCACGACCATGAGTGCTCAGTGCCTCAGTCCACCACATGTCTGGAAATAGCTGCGCTCGAAAGCAATCTTCCAAAGGGCATGGCCAATTCTCATAGGTATCCCTTGGTGATTTGTTCTTGCAGTTCGTCGAAGTTCCAAGCGTCATTGACCGAATAGTCACCTGTGAAGCAGACATAAAAATCAATGGCATAAAAGTATTTGCATTTTCCAAGCCAAAGAGTCTTATGTGTCTTGAAAGCACATATGTATATAATGCTGATATCTAACTTATTGATACTAGTGAAAAAAAAAAACACAGGATGTATATAATGCTCATATAAAACATACCAATTGAGTCCCTCCGAAGGGCAGTTAAATGAGCACAGCTGCAGGAAAATGCGTACACATTAGATTTAGTCATCGCAATGTATCAGCATAAAAGAGGTGGAGGTATCCATGGGCAGTAATTCATGACAAGTAGAACAACAGGATTCCTCTAAGACCACATATGAAAAGATAAAAGTGAACCATTAAATGCTTCCAGAAAAATAAAATGGAAGACACTTTTGTGATACTACATTCAACAGAATCAGTACCAGAAGATAGTAACCTATAGTGCAATAGTTAAATTCAATAAAGAATCCCCCAGTTCAATGACATGCAAATACTTGTTGCACATGAAGTCCTATCACTCATTAGGGGAGAAAGCAATTTGATAAACTAATAAGATGATAACAAGGTAACATGATATTTGCACACACTTATAGCACAATCTTCTCTTTGAGAACCCAATAAATAAATATGAAGGTAATTATGGCCTTTGATTCAGTTAAATCATGTCGCACATATAGGAATATATGCAAACAAAACAAAGCTCTACTACAAAGAATAATAGAGCACACCTTCGAAGCGCTTTCCCCAAGTCTGCACAGAGGGACCGAATGTATGTTCCTTTCGAGCAAGTAACTCGGAATATCAAATTTTGCCTGCAGATATGCAAATAAAATTTATCTTCAAGGGGATTCAAACATGGCATGAGAGTATGAGGCACTTAAGTATGGATCTGTATTGTCCACATGGAATGCGAAGGTCGAAAAAGGGAGGAATAAGGAAGAATACCTGTCTTCTAAACTGCGCTCGATATCAAACTTGTATATTGATATACGTCTTGGTGAAAGCTCTACCGATTCACCCCTCCTTGCTTTGTCATACATTTTTTCTCCACCAACCTGATGCCGATGATCAATTGCAAACACACAAGTTATGAACCTATTACAGCGTGGTTGGTTGATAAGCGGTGAGTAATAGGCAGGAAAAACCCATGTGCCAACACACTGAAGACATAACAATTATACTTGTATAAACATCATAGTCTGCTATTATTCTATATATAATGTTAATGGGTTGTTTAGCATCCTCTTGCTTGGCCAAGAACGGAATATACTGGTAATTCTACATTTCTGTGCAAGATAATGTAATCACAAGTGTGCAGCCAAGGATCAGAAACCATGCCCAATTACAACTTCATAACATTATTTACAGCAGCTACAGTATGATAGGGCGGCTAGGGTAAAAAAAATGCATCATATCTTTCAATgcccttctccttttttttcatAAATATATACGAACGGTGTGTAGACTGTTATGCAAAAGATGCGTGAGACATGTTGTGCAGACCATCCAAGTCTCAAAGACACTCATTCATACATAACAAGAAGTTATAAAGTCCAGCACTAGCAACCGAATGACATAAATTACAAGGAGTAACAATGGCTTCAGTATACAAGGATATAGTGTACCTTAATGGCAGAAAACATCGGAGGAACTTGCCATATTTCACCCATGAATGATGCTGCTGCCTTTCTAATATCTTCATCTTTGATGTGTTCCCATGATTCCCTCTGAATAACCTGGTCACAAATGGATGGTTAGGCATAATATAAACTAGATGGCACGTGATTTAAATCAAGTCGGTGTGAACATTAACAGTTTTCATTAGGTAGCAAGGATTGAGTGACAAAGAACAAATGGATGTAATATATTGTCCTCGAATAAAAGGTGAGATCGAATAAATCAGAATTTAAGATCTTAATGGTAACATATCAGGTGCAAATCTTCAGGGCCCAATAGTATAACCTGGCTTTATTTAGCACCAAGTAAAGAtgaaaattaatgcaatttattATGTAGTCTCTGAAGTGTTATAGCACTCTTCAAAATATCAGCACGAAACTCAAAATGTGTTAAAAGAAACAAAGGAAAGGTAAGTTGAGTGTGCATAGTAACCCTTTCCTTCTGATTGGTCATCTGTCACAATTTTCACATTATTCCTACTAACAGAAAATGAATTTGAACTTCAAGATATACATGCAGAGTAAGTTCAGAAGTACATGTGTACTTTTTATGGCATTATTCCTGTTGATTTGGTGCCTCAACCGACCAAGTTCTATGATTACACCTAAGGGTGGTTTGCACCTCAAACCTCGTATGTGTTGGTCTTAAACACACTGTGATTTCTGTGACATTGTATATAGCACAAGGATAGGACCAGAATCATCACAATTCAGAGGATAATGCAAATTCGTATAGAGTTAAACTACACTAACTGAGAATGAGACATTGGTCATTTCAGTCAACAAGGTAATCGCTAATCAGGTTTTTTTTTTTCAGGATAGCATATCTACATTCCAGTTTGCTGGCAACATTGAATAGTCCATAGGTAGCATAACTAATTGTCAATCTAATAAGTTTGCATTCCATTATACTTCCTCATAtgattcatactccctccgtcccatagtGTCAAAAATGATCTTACATTTTAGGATGGAGGGATTATCATATAAGTCAAAAGTAGAACCATTTGATAATTCCTATAATAGAAGAATGCTCAGTAGATCATTGTAAAGATATTAAGATATATACGGGTGAATCTGCATCCCAGGTTGATGTTGCTTCTCCAAGCCGGAAAACACCACTATAGCCTTTAACCATGCCTTGATATCTTCAGATCACGAAAACATTGAGTCAGGAAAATCGGCTTGAAGTTCACAAAATGCTAGTGCAGGAGAGACGGAACGATGTCATCAGTCCAGTTCTTCAGAATGCAGATGATATTATTCCAAATCATAACAATCTAGAATAACTTGAAATTGAAATGTGACAATTGAAAGGAAGATTGTTCCAGTAACCCTCACGGTTTCCCCGAAAAGAGAAGAATAGAAAGTACCTATCAACAACTTTGGTTGCTTTGCCCACACAAACAATCAACAATCCAGTGGCCATAGGATCCAGAGTACCAGCATGGCCAACCTGCAACCAAAGCTACCGTAAACATGTGGGGGGAGCAAACACCACATTAACAACACACCATGAAAGCTGTTAAGTCACCTTTTGCACTTTCACCAACCGCCGTAGTTTTCCACAAACAGTAAATGAGGTCCACCCTGAATTCCGTAAAAAGACAAAATTCATTTTGAGTTAGTAGAAAGACAAGTTCAGCATCATTGCCAATGCCATTTCTTTTACTAATTAAACGGCTTCAAGAAAACTGGCCAAATAAAAGGTGCTGCTACGGTGACAGGACATTGTAATGTATGTACTCACTTAAACAAACCAGTAATTCAAAATGCCAAATCTAAACTACATAAAGCATGAACTCTAGACTGCATTACGGAAAAGTTCGTGAACCTGCAATGGTACATACAAATCTGAAATCAAATGTACCACATCCATCTAACCTACTCATTCTGCAAGATGGCCACCAATTCTAAAATAAAGGCTGCAAGTATGCATTTACACACACTGCATCTACATAAAAGGTGGACTGGTGGTATGCTTCTCATCTATGGGTTGCTAATTAGCATCGCCATCGGCATATTACACAACCAATACATTGCCATGGAATTCACAAAAAACTGAGAGCATTCATCAATGTGGAAGCGAACGTGTCACCTTTGGGCTTGTCAATGAGCACGACGGTCCCGGTCGGCCCGTCCCACCGAGGCGGCAGCTCCGTCCTCGTGCTCGCGAGGTGCGGCCGCGGCCAGTCTTCTTCCTCCCTCTCCGCATCCCGCTTCACCTGCCTCGGCGCCCTTCCCAACACCGTCTTCTTCTTCGCCGCTGTCGAAGCGTCGTCAGCCTTCCCCTCACCAGGCCCTTTCTTCAGGGCCCTGAAGAACTCCTCCACCTTCCTCTCCAGCACCTCCCCCTTGTCTGCCCCCTCCTTCTTCCCGACCGCCTCGccctctttcttctcctcctcgaAGAAAACAAGTCCCTTGTCGGCGTCGGAGGGCGGCTGGGCCGGGGCGGCGTCGTCGGCGGCGACGAAGGCGTTGTCGAGGGACTGCTCCGGGAAGTACTTCTTCTCGAGGCGGTAGAGCATGCGGTAGTGCTTGTCCTTCTCCCAGGGCATGGCGAAGGCGTCGTGGAAGTAGAGCGCCTCCTCGCGCGCGTGCAGCCGCGGGAAGTCCACCACCTCCGGCCGCAGCTCCACCATCTCCGACGTGGTCGTCGGCTTGGTCCCCGTGGTGGCGTCCGGGTCCGGGAGCTGCCGGCTGCGGCGCTTCCGGAGGTACTTGCGCTGCGCGCGGTCGAGAGCGGGCTGCTGCTTCTCCTCGGCGCCCTCCgcgtcgggcggcggggggcgggggtCGGAGGCGGCGTCGGCGTTGGAGGGGGTGGATTTGGGGGTTTTCACGGGGCGGTGGACGAGGAGGTCGTAGTAGAGCGGGTAGGGGGTGGCGGTGAGGGAGAGGAACCGGCGCGGGAGGCGGGGCGCCGGCGCCGCCGGCGAGAGGAGCAgcgccgccgccgtggccactGCCGGTCGGCCGCTCCGAAGCATCTCGCCGTCACTTCCCCCTCCCCCCGTGTGGCTGCGCGACGGTGTTATCGCCGAGGGCTTCTTTCCTGGTTCGGCCGTTCGATCTTGGATGGACGGTCCAGATGGACGTTTGTAGAGCAGACAGAAAGAGCCTCTTCAAATTGAAGGATTTAAATAGTTTGATTGATTCACTAGGGTTTTCCAATATTACCACTCCCTCGGTCCCCGGAAATATTTGTTGAAGAAATGGttgtatctagacatattttagttctagacataTCTATTTTTATCTATTTGTGTCACAAGTAATTCCAGATGAAGGGAGTATTTGTGTATATACAGGTTGATGTAGAGTTAAGCATGCTAGTTTACAACTTCGATAAAAATGAGTGAAGATCAATTGAAGTACAAATTTCACTCATAGTAATTTCAATATTTTTACAGCCGAGCGAAGATCTATTATGATTCCCGTAAGTAAGGGAACATACTACAATTAGCATTATATTTAAGCACAAGATAAATTATGAGTCATCTACAATGTTTGATACTAGTGACGCAACCAACTTAGTTTATGTCCACACCATTGATTGTTCATGAGCAAATGAACATTCGTATGTCTAAAAATTGTTAGATTTGTTGGGATTGTATTGACAATTAAACCAGTATTAGTAGTTACAACAAATACCAAGACCGAAGTATCTTAATAAGCGTAAACCCGACAACCTTAGAATTTTCACATTCTTACAATATATGAATATAAAGCTATAATTCAAAACGGTGCCCAGGCTCATCTACACGCGCGTTGAACAATAAACtcaaaaaaaatttagtgaacgAAATAAAAAATCTGAATTATTTTAAGCATCCAAGATGCTCAAGTGCGCAAGGTGTGGGCAAGTTTTCGTGATGTTTAGACATCTGGGTAGCTcatacaaaaaagacaaaatcagctCTGAACAGTGTTATTCTCCAAAGTTTCTCACACACCCGAAAATTGTCTTTTTATGCACAAGCTCCTCATATGTCCAAACAGCACAAAATTTTGCACGAACCTTGCGCACACAAACATCTTcgattaaaaaataaaaaatttaagTTGTCAAGTCACCGACGTAATCCACTCTGAATATGAACATCACATGTTCCATATTGAACACATGTTGACTTATGAAGGTATGGTATATTGTCAAAAGGAAAACCTACTCAAATGCTTTGAAAAAATGACTTCAAGAGTACAACTCAAGTTTTCTGTAAAGCTTGCGTGAAAAAGTACAAAATTACGTCATGTAGTTGGTATTTAGCACTGATGTGATGAATAGTGTGTACATAATGGTTTGCTTTTGTTCCAAGAGAGGAAATGAAGAAATTGAAGCATTCTACAGTTGCATTAGGATGAAGTCACTTAAAGCTGGTCGGAAACATTTTTTGATACCAAACTCCATCCTCATAGGTAGTCCGATAATAACAAGTCtgagttgtactccctccgtaaactaatataagagcgtttagaatagtaaaatagtgatctaaatgctcttatattagtttacagagggagtagaagATATTGAGATGCAAGGGCAATTCATAAGGGCTCAGGGATGAAACTGTGCTCTTAGAACAAGGAGCTGGCACAAAGGGGCGAAGCTTGCTACAGCTACCATTGCTAAGCTTTGCCTCCACTACTTTCTTCAAGTTGTTGCGACGCCTAGCGGGCCGCCTCTCGTTAGCTCAGATTCATCGCCACCGCTCATATCCCATGTAGGTTCGCTCACTGCCCcggatttcttcttctttttgtttattttttattttttatttttgaccAGCTTTCTTTGGTTTTTATTCTTTCACTTTATTTTGCTtgcttttctttcttttcttcttgggattttcaatttttctttcttttcttcttgggattttcaatttttctttcttttctcgtTATACTTAGGTTTTCTTTGCTTTTTTCTTTGTTATCTTCCATTTTTTtgcttttcttttatttctttgtCAGTTTGTATCAGTTTTTTTTGCTGAACACATATCTACCTTTTTATCAGTAAATAATGCATATTTTAAGA is drawn from Aegilops tauschii subsp. strangulata cultivar AL8/78 chromosome 1, Aet v6.0, whole genome shotgun sequence and contains these coding sequences:
- the LOC109741991 gene encoding uncharacterized protein, with protein sequence MLRSGRPAVATAAALLLSPAAPAPRLPRRFLSLTATPYPLYYDLLVHRPVKTPKSTPSNADAASDPRPPPPDAEGAEEKQQPALDRAQRKYLRKRRSRQLPDPDATTGTKPTTTSEMVELRPEVVDFPRLHAREEALYFHDAFAMPWEKDKHYRMLYRLEKKYFPEQSLDNAFVAADDAAPAQPPSDADKGLVFFEEEKKEGEAVGKKEGADKGEVLERKVEEFFRALKKGPGEGKADDASTAAKKKTVLGRAPRQVKRDAEREEEDWPRPHLASTRTELPPRWDGPTGTVVLIDKPKGWTSFTVCGKLRRLVKVQKVGHAGTLDPMATGLLIVCVGKATKVVDRYQGMVKGYSGVFRLGEATSTWDADSPVIQRESWEHIKDEDIRKAAASFMGEIWQVPPMFSAIKVGGEKMYDKARRGESVELSPRRISIYKFDIERSLEDRQNLIFRVTCSKGTYIRSLCADLGKALRSCAHLTALRRDSIGDYSVNDAWNFDELQEQITKGYL
- the LOC109742027 gene encoding protein DEHYDRATION-INDUCED 19 homolog 6, with protein sequence MEVQARHGFLPTGRQQHLHGHGQAHQQPPAGEDEWWEYFPCPFCYIEVEVPFLCDHLQEEHCFDMKNAVCPICADNLGADTAGHFREQHSQQLKMRKSSSSRAGAAAADKEAYEEDDSYYEESSYIMGRPVADDHSPDPLLSQFICTVAPPVVDPEPSKAEEVDHAAPSSDDQRLNQVVMDDASKQDLEERLRRVEFVKQMLMTTMAWD